From the genome of Anopheles moucheti chromosome 3, idAnoMoucSN_F20_07, whole genome shotgun sequence, one region includes:
- the LOC128301187 gene encoding peroxisomal acyl-coenzyme A oxidase 3: protein MPVQEECSVIPDVPRGPLCAYRSKAQFNWKEFRLVLEDKELVKIKYDIWRRLESEPLFSPVTATLSVDQQKERAARQVNRIADLELAPPEIYSKPYKYRVRYLMSINEALHAVCPSLSVKIALGVGLFTNSLLAMGTERHQDVYNKAWNREIITCLAITEVSHGSNTKRCRTTATYDPTTQEFIIHTPDFEAAKCWIGNLGKTASIALLFAILYTADGENHGLQGFLVPIRDPKTLLPYPGVTVGDIGEKIGLNGIDNGFVMFNNYRIPRENLLNRTGDVTPEGVYESTFSEPGKILGAVLESFSAGRLGIMQESSNTLSHAAVIAVRYAALRKQFGTDRNGPEQSIIEYQLHQWRIFPYLAAACVLKVSVFAMTEIYLETVQKSQAESNGFELLTQIVSEIHALVSSSKPLVTWTARDAIQESREACGGHGYLRAANLGELRNNHDPSCTYEGDNNVLGQQASNWLIRQWKNAQVESPVGTASFITRRNAILNSDFETLLRKGIHIESSDCKFYFALQCYEWLMCWLLKESVAKMEEASKVGLDTFTARNNCQVYRARDLSRAYAEYYALESFRSRCARGDVKEQLRPVLFQVYLIYGMWCLDRHMTTFYAGSFAKGSQFADEVRGTLLRMCGALKDSAVVIADALAPPDWVLNSVIAKSDGRLYENIQSVFMTNPGALERASWWKDVIPSKLKSKL from the exons atgCCAGTACAAGAGGAATGTTCAGTGATACCGGATGTACCACGAGGACCACTGTGTGCATATCGTTCGAAGGCTCAGTTCAACTGGAAAGAATTTCGGCTAGTGCTAGAGGATAAAGAGCTggtgaaaataaaa TATGACATATGGAGGCGATTGGAATCGGAACCGTTGTTCTCACCAGTTACGGCGACATTGTCCGTCGATCAGCAAAAAGAACGCGCAGCAAGGCAGGTGAATCGAATCGCCGACCTGGAGCTCGCACCACCAGAGATCTATTCAAAGCCGTACAAATATCGTGTGCGTTATTTGATGAGCATTAATGAAGCGCTCCACGCGGTATGTCCAAGCTTGTCCGTCAAAATTGCACTCGGCGTTGGGCTGTTCACGAACTCGTTGCTTGCGATGGGTACCGAGCGTCACCAGGACGTGTACAATAAGGCGTGGAACCGGGAGATCATCACGTGCTTAGCGATCACGGAGGTATCGCACGGTAGCAACACGAAACGATGTCGCACAACCGCAACGTACGATCCAACCACACAAGAGTTCATTATACACACGCCCGACTTTGAGGCGGCTAAATGCTGGATCGGCAATCTGGGCAAAACTGCCTCAATAGCGCTACTGTTCGCTATTCTCTACACCGCCGATGGGGAAAATCATGGCCTGCAAGGCTTTCTCGTACCGATACGCGATCCGAAAACGTTACTGCCCTACCCGGGCGTGACGGTGGGCGATATTGGCGAAAAGATCGGCCTGAATGGGATCGACAATGGATTCGTGATGTTCAACAACTATCGTATACCGCGAGAGAATTTGCTGAACCGCACCGGCGATGTGACACCGGAGGGTGTGTACGAGAGCACGTTCAGCGAACCGGGCAAAATTCTGGGCGCGGTGCTCGAATCTTTCTCCGCCGGACGGTTGGGTATCATGCAGGAATCGTCCAACACGCTGTCCCATGCGGCCGTCATTGCGGTGAGGTATGCCGCGCTGAGGAAACAGTTCGGAACGGACCGGAATGGACCGGAGCAATCGATCATCGAGTATCAGTTGCAT CAATGGCGCATATTTCCCTACCTGGCTGCGGCCTGCGTACTTAAGGTGTCGGTGTTTGCCATGACTGAGATCTATCTGGAGACGGTACAGAAATCTCAAGCCGAATCGAACGGATTCGAGCTGCTGACCCAGATCGTTTCGGAGATACACGCGCTGGTATCATCGTCGAAACCACTCGTGACGTGGACGGCACGTGATGCGATTCAAGAATCGCGCGAAGCTTGCGGCGGTCACGGTTATCTGCGGGCGGCCAATTTGGGCGAGCTGCGCAACAATCACGATCCTAGCTGTACTTACGAGGGAGACAATAATGTGTTGGGCCAGCAGGCTTCCAATTGGCTTATCCGGCAGTGGAAGAATGCGCAGGTAGAGAGTCCGGTTGGAACGGCCAGCTTTATCACACGAAGGAACGCAATATTGAACAGTGATTTTGAGACTTTGCTGCGTAAGGGAATTCACATCGAAAGCTCAGACTGTAAGTTTTATTTCGCGCT TCAGTGTTACGAATGGCTCATGTGTTGGCTGCTTAAGGAAAGTGTTGCAAAAATGGAGGAAGCCAGCAAGGTTGGGTTGGATACGTTTACGGCACGTAACAACTGTCAAGTCTATCGGGCGCGGGATTTAAGCCGCGCGTACGCGGAGTATTACGCACTGGAGAGTTTTAG ATCCAGATGTGCTCGTGGTGACGTGAAGGAGCAACTGCGCCCGGTACTCTTCCAGGTGTATTTGATCTACGGTATGTGGTGTCTTGATCGACACATGACTACCTTCTACGCTGGTTCCTTCGCCAAGGGTTCACAGTTTGCGGACGAGGTACGCGGTACGCTGCTGCGAATGTGTGGCGCCCTGAAGGATTCCGCCGTAGTCATTGCCGATGCACTGGCTCCACCAGACTGGGTGCTAAACTCAGTAATCGCCAAATCCGATGGACGATTGTACGAGAACATTCAGTCGGTATTTATGACCAATCCGGGTGCGCTGGAACGAGCCTCCTGGTGGAAGGACGTGATACCGTCCAAGCTGAAGAGTAAACTGTAG
- the LOC128305998 gene encoding uncharacterized protein LOC128305998: MSESQPDDIESRYLHVLDEAERLHAHIGWMYSYYQHWGSFDTLALYLRQQSWEFMRINIQYVTDTWTNLTALINSNDPPELEALMNSLEQLRPMWERAKTFLENVIQRSERLYTSGLVV; this comes from the exons ATGAGCGAAAGCCAACCGGACGATATT GAGTCGCGATATCTTCACGTGCTGGATGAAGCGGAGCGCCTGCACGCACACATCGGGTGGATGTACTCATACTACCAACACTGGGGATCCTTTGATACTTTGGCGCTGTACTTACGGCAACAATCATGGGAGTTTATGCGGATCAACATCCAGTACGTTACGGACACCTGGACAAATTTAACCGCGCTGATCAACTCCAATGATCCACCGGAGCTGGAGGCGCTAATGAACAGCCTGGAACAGCTTCGACCCATGTGGGAAAGGGCCAAAACATTCCTGGAGAATGTCATACAAAGATCGGAACGTTTGTACACATCGGGATTAGTGGTTTGA